The following proteins come from a genomic window of Crassostrea angulata isolate pt1a10 chromosome 1, ASM2561291v2, whole genome shotgun sequence:
- the LOC128177903 gene encoding uncharacterized protein LOC128177903, producing MHWFTIILVGSVYQTPSVSTFSVSINASTKSIKPGENVHIDCTIFGLSPLQYLNSQVTLLLRQNDSIKTAVRIWTDRSQNVTEKYGGTVNYYVDDACQLRNRILVRFDIFNASTSDEGIYSFYTTHNSVTQYDSINLYSGNKTEKLSNYVVVRQIDTLESSIPYFCCKYGFSILENESFVNFINLRRNKSAYFPVIPTFGTNNNAIAIVKPWISYEGCYNLTIDKSSEMDCTKISVIDWTTNKNSLPLIGIKRKKYCVLLDKSIKETSKRVSYSYCLEDENTESVNYIELFSMIEKRPTLLEEINTSCMAAYTVKEANASRLYGIPCYNSSRHCDAYCLEKDRSNATYHGNLSWSEAMDICISLNKSLPGINSDFLSTSIDQENRSVCLAAYQSSSIVFQPVIKQINKDGNITALPSNTSLSLPFICGANPDTEKPDYCVGTTRAVKTDATVFTTSKCSKVSTDNDSKLIMIIPMTVLGFLLMVVAVVWVIHSETQEVATTIIRRGLDNNFINQTEAYSDLRNETHFSNEYTLTDENDEYDVLRSKRENHDISPDANIYDRANNLVSGIYDSTLRRIENKGSETFLKNT from the exons ATGCACTGGTTTACAATTATATTGGTGGGATCAGTGTATCAAACACCGTCCGTGAGTACTTTTTCTG TTTCAATTAATGCGTCGACAAAGTCCATAAAACCAGGAGAAAACGTTCACATTGATTGTACTATTTTTGGATTAAGCCCCTTGCAGTATTTAAATTCTCAAGTAACGTTACTTTTGAGACAAAATGATAGCATTAAAACAGCAGTTAGGATATGGACAGATCGATCGCAAAACGTAACTGAGAAGTATGGAGGGACGGTAAACTATTATGTAGATGACGCATGTCAATTGAGGAACAGGATCTTAGTGAGATTCGACATCTTCA ATGCCAGTACTTCAGATGAGGgaatatattcattttacacGACCCACAACTCGGTCACACAATATGATAGTATCAATCTCTATTCAGGCA ATAAAACAGAGAAGCTTTCAAACTACGTTGTTGTGCGACAAATTGATACTCTAGAGAGCTCTATTCcatatttttgttgtaaatatgGCTTCAGTATCCTTGAGAACGAGTCTTTTgtaaatttcattaatcttCGTCGCAATAAATCCGCATATTTCCCTGTAATTCCAACATTTGGTACTAACAATAATGCCATTGCCATAGTCAAGCCATGGATATCTTATGAAG GGTGTTACAACCTTACAATAGACAAGTCTTCGGAAATGGACTGTACAAAAATCAGTGTTATAGATTGGACGACGAACAAAAACTCGCTTCCCTTAATTGGGATAAAG aGGAAGAAATATTGTGTTTTACTGGACAAAAGTATTAAGGAAACCTCAAAACGTGTTTCCTATAGCTATTGCCTAGAAGATGAAAACACAGAGTCAGTGAATTATATAGAACTATTTTCCATGATTGAGA AAAGACCTACATTGCTGGAAGAAATAAATACAAGTTGTATGGCGGCATACACAGTTAAAGAAGCTAATGCAAGTAGGCTCTATGGAATACCATGCTATAATTCTTCGAGGCATTGTGATGCATATTGTTTAGAAAAAG aCAGATCAAACGCTACTTACCACGGTAACTTATCTTGGAGTGAGGCTATGGACATATGTATTAGTCTAAACAAATCTCTACCAGGAATTAACTCCGATTTCCTCAGCACCTCAATTGACCAAGAAAACAGATCTGTGTGTCTGGCCGCATACCAAAGCTCATCTATTGTGTTCCAACCAGTCATCAAGCAAATAAACAAAGATGGAAACATAACTGCCCTTCCTTCTAATACCAGTTTAAGCCTTCCTTTCATATGCGGAGCTAACCCAG ATACAGAAAAGCCAGACTATTGTGTTGGCACTACACGGGCTGTTAAAACGGACGCAACTGTGTTTACAACGTCTAAATGTTCTAAGGTGTCAACAG ATAATGACTCTAAACTGATCATGATAATACCGATGACTGTTCTTGGATTCCTGCTTATGGTCGTTGCAGTTGTTTGGGTCATCCACAG TGAAACACAAGAAGTAGCAACAACAATCATTAGAAGAGGACTGGATAACAATTTCATTAACCAAACGGAAGCTTATTCGGATCTTCGTAATGAAACGCATTTCAGCAATGAATACACACTGACTGATGAAAACGATGAGTATGATGTCTTAAGGAGCAAACGGGAAAATCACGATATTTCACCTGATGCTAACATTTATGACCGGGCAAATAACTTAGTCAGTGGAATTTATGACAGCACTTTGAGGAGAATAGAAAACAAGGGGagtgaaacatttttaaaaaacacatgA